Part of the Longimicrobium sp. genome, CGGATGAACTTGGCCGGGTCCAGCAGCATCTCTTCCAGGTCGCCGATGGACTGCCGCATCAGGCGGTCTCCCTCCACCAGGTGCAGCCGCACGTAGCTGCCTTCGGCCTCGATCCAGCGGATGTCGGACACGCGCACCACCTGGTAGCGCTCTCCCACCCGAATCGCGAACACCTCCGGGTAGGTTCCTCCCCTGGCTTCGGCCAGATACTCCTGGAGCACCTGCAGCCGCCCGTCGTCCTTCTGCCCGGCGGCGCGCAGCCGGGTTCGGGCGCGGTCCAGCGCCGCGAACAGCCGCTCGTCCTCGTACGGCTTCAGCAGGTAGTCCAGCGCGTGGGCCTCGAACGCCCGCAGCGCATGCTCCTCGTACGCGGTGATGAACACCACCAGCGGCATCCCCTCGGGCCCGATGGCCTGCAGCACCCCGAAGCCGGTGACCTCGGGCATCTGGATGTCCAGGAAGATCAGGTCCGGCTTGTCGGCCTGGATGCGCGC contains:
- a CDS encoding LytTR family DNA-binding domain-containing protein, with the protein product MSDRIRVLIVDDEPPARAEVRRLLQTQPDVEIVGECASGAQAIARIQADKPDLIFLDIQMPEVTGFGVLQAIGPEGMPLVVFITAYEEHALRAFEAHALDYLLKPYEDERLFAALDRARTRLRAAGQKDDGRLQVLQEYLAEARGGTYPEVFAIRVGERYQVVRVSDIRWIEAEGSYVRLHLVEGDRLMRQSIGDLEEMLLDPAKFIRIHRSAIVSLARIVAVEPLSRAEYTVILDNGDRVPCSRGYRNQLREKVFFSG